One genomic window of Myxococcus xanthus includes the following:
- a CDS encoding RluA family pseudouridine synthase, translated as MKRRTFRVEGALVGKAVARAVADELGLPEPGARGLVEVGAVYVAGKRSRDANARLTAGQVVTVVLEEGGQSPLSEAPPAPELRVLYEDADVIAVDKPAGVSAQPTEGRVGDSLVDLVGAKLGRPAGLVHRLDRETSGVTVFGKTAEATSALAAEFREGRARKRYVAATGPGLPPSGTVDLPLSKDPSRPGRWRATRAANGVPALTDFHTLSSGPAFCVVELLPHTGRTHQLRAHLTALGAPILGDARYGGAARAEGVEAPRCLLHAQALELGHPRTGKLLRIEAPVPEDLMRFFLAAGVPAPSGAIRGAE; from the coding sequence ATGAAGCGCCGGACGTTCCGAGTGGAAGGGGCGTTGGTGGGGAAGGCCGTGGCCCGTGCGGTCGCGGATGAGTTGGGACTGCCCGAGCCCGGGGCACGGGGGCTGGTGGAGGTGGGCGCCGTCTACGTGGCGGGCAAGCGGAGCCGGGATGCGAATGCGCGGCTGACAGCCGGGCAGGTGGTGACGGTGGTGCTGGAGGAGGGCGGGCAGAGCCCCCTGTCCGAGGCGCCCCCCGCGCCCGAGCTGCGCGTGTTGTACGAGGACGCGGACGTCATCGCGGTAGACAAGCCGGCTGGCGTGTCCGCGCAGCCCACCGAGGGGCGCGTGGGGGACAGCCTGGTGGACCTGGTGGGGGCGAAGCTGGGACGCCCCGCGGGGCTGGTGCACCGCCTGGACCGGGAGACGTCCGGCGTGACGGTGTTCGGGAAGACGGCGGAGGCCACGTCGGCGCTGGCGGCCGAGTTCCGGGAGGGACGGGCGCGAAAGCGCTACGTCGCGGCCACCGGGCCGGGTTTGCCCCCGTCGGGCACGGTGGACCTGCCATTGTCCAAGGACCCGTCGCGCCCTGGCCGCTGGCGGGCGACCCGGGCGGCCAATGGTGTACCCGCGCTGACGGACTTCCACACGCTGTCATCGGGGCCGGCGTTCTGTGTCGTCGAGCTGCTGCCGCACACGGGCCGCACGCATCAGCTCCGCGCGCACCTGACGGCGCTGGGCGCTCCGATTCTGGGGGATGCGCGTTACGGCGGCGCGGCCCGGGCGGAAGGCGTGGAGGCACCGCGGTGCTTGCTGCATGCCCAGGCCCTGGAGCTGGGACATCCGCGCACGGGCAAGCTGCTGCGCATCGAGGCGCCGGTGCCGGAGGACCTGATGCGGTTCTTCCTGGCCGCTGGCGTGCCGGCGCCCTCGGGGGCCATTCGCGGCGCCGAGTGA
- a CDS encoding glycosyltransferase family 2 protein: MPVPAVSVLLPARNAEATVARAVRSLLTGTVRDLRVFAVDDGSTDGTREVLTDLAASDSRVEVLDGRGQGLVAALNLALREATSPYVARMDADDEALPKRLEASLTALEAEPGLAGVGTAVELFRDDKPVSPSLQAYAMWLSGLTSAERLDRERFIESPLCHPSVCLRRDALVAAGGWRDGDFPEDYALWLELLDRGFGLRNLPEVLLRWRDSDGRMTRTDPRYAVKRFMWTKARYLTRGRGPLADGRPCTVWGAGPSGKTLTYFLHQEGVRVRRYVEVHPRKVGTRIHGIPVISPQELGAPGDGHLLVCVGVRWARAEIREDLIGRGWVEGRDFTCAA; this comes from the coding sequence ATGCCCGTTCCGGCTGTTAGTGTCCTCCTCCCCGCGCGAAACGCCGAAGCCACTGTGGCCCGCGCCGTCCGCAGCCTCTTGACGGGCACCGTCCGCGACCTCCGCGTGTTCGCGGTGGACGACGGCTCCACGGACGGTACGCGTGAAGTGCTGACCGACCTGGCGGCGAGCGACTCGCGAGTGGAAGTCCTTGACGGCCGGGGCCAAGGCCTGGTGGCGGCGCTGAACCTGGCGCTGCGTGAAGCCACCTCCCCCTACGTGGCCCGGATGGACGCGGATGACGAGGCCCTTCCCAAACGCCTGGAGGCAAGCCTCACCGCCCTGGAGGCGGAACCCGGGTTGGCCGGCGTGGGCACGGCCGTGGAGCTGTTCCGGGATGACAAACCCGTGAGCCCCTCGCTCCAGGCCTATGCCATGTGGCTCAGCGGGCTCACCTCCGCAGAGCGACTCGACCGGGAGCGCTTCATCGAAAGCCCCCTGTGCCACCCTTCCGTCTGCCTGCGCCGGGACGCCCTGGTGGCCGCGGGAGGCTGGCGGGACGGCGACTTCCCGGAGGACTACGCGCTGTGGCTGGAGCTGCTGGACCGGGGCTTCGGGCTGCGCAACCTGCCCGAGGTATTGCTTCGCTGGCGCGACAGCGACGGGCGGATGACGCGAACGGACCCGCGCTATGCCGTCAAGCGCTTCATGTGGACGAAGGCGCGCTACCTGACGCGAGGCCGTGGCCCCCTGGCGGACGGGCGCCCCTGCACGGTGTGGGGCGCGGGCCCGAGCGGCAAGACGCTGACGTACTTCCTCCACCAGGAAGGCGTCCGCGTGCGGCGCTACGTGGAGGTCCACCCTCGCAAGGTGGGCACGCGCATCCATGGCATCCCGGTCATCTCTCCCCAGGAGCTCGGCGCCCCCGGGGATGGACACCTGTTGGTGTGCGTGGGCGTCCGCTGGGCCCGCGCGGAGATTCGCGAGGACCTCATCGGACGGGGCTGGGTGGAGGGTCGCGACTTCACCTGCGCGGCGTGA